Part of the Quercus lobata isolate SW786 chromosome 6, ValleyOak3.0 Primary Assembly, whole genome shotgun sequence genome, GATGTGTGTGTGCGCACGtgcgtttatatatatatatatatatatatatatattgcacaTATGAGACTAACTTGTCTACAGTGTTCTAGTGCACCTAGATCAGACACAAAAATGATGGGTGGgtataaaagtgatgttagtggtgGGCTCatattagaaccaataacaatctaccatctaaaatttttgtgaaaatgttgtggtcataacattactctttttttgatttttttaaaaaaaatctattaaagtGTTGTAGTTTAAAACATTAGATTATACATGTTATTTGTGTCCTGTCATTTAAACATAAAATTGTTGAATGCTTTTAGTTGTTTATAGTCCTtaatattgattatatatatatatatatatatatatttttttttttgtttggcgTTGCTTGTGGACGTGGGATAAAGTTATTTTCagcaaatataatatataattcaaatttttattaaacataTTTGTTAGAAAGTTGAAAAATTTCCAATAATAATAGGGATAAGATGCTTATTACCAATAGATAATGAGGGACATTAAAACTGCATCATAGTCAAGGGAAAGATGCAGTTAAACCTTGTATATATTTGCGATTTGGGACccatttttgcctttttattcAGGTATGAAATTCTTTGCTTTATGCACAGATGAAACATGGCAAGTTAAAGGAAAGTCACTACAGCAAGCAAATGGGCTGAACGTTTGCAACTTTTAAAGAACAGCTCCTCAGATCTTACTGGAGGTGGCATTTAGTATTTACCACAACATTGCCCTCACGCTTTTGAGTAAGCATCTTAAACAGAAGCTCATTGcttctttttctctgtttttttttgggtgccaACCTGTTGAATAACCCTAAAAATGTAAACAAATTGAAGCATCAACTTAAACTTATAAAGAAACAGAAATGCACTGAGCTATCCCCAAAAAAGAAGTAAGCTAATTGCTGGTGATACAGCCAGCTGTAAATGGGTTCAGGTGGACTCGGATTAGGTAACGGTCTTTTTCGAGTTTAATATTGTCCATAAACAGAATCCTCGAGCAAGCCATCAATAGTAAGTTAAATTGAAGATGACCATCCTATTCAAAAGAATAGCAAACCAAAATCTGATAACCACAGGATATATATGGTCAAGTATACTGCATAGACCATAAATATGCATCTGTTGAGCAGTTTGCAGCAGCGCATTTCACACTGCCTAGATCGACTTGCGGAGGTAGCTTTGGTAAGAATGTGGACAAGAATCACATAGCAAGCATTGTGGTAGAATTACTGGGTCATGTCTTGAAGAAACACAACTAGAAAGACAATTAAGGGAGCAGTTCTTGCATGGAATATGACTAGAAGCACCGACATCAGTGCAACCCTTGAAACTCACTTCCCGTATGTGGTAAACTTATTCACAATGTGGGATAACCCACCTTATATCAGATGAACAGAATAAAAGAGGACGGAAAATACATAAAGGATAATTCTGGAATTAACATATGAAACATCAAAGACACTTATGTATTTATTGAACATGTCCTCCCGGGGTGTGTCGTTGGAGAACTGGATACATGATTTCACAAAAGATTTGAGTACTCATATGGATTGCATACAAAACAAAGGTAGGTTTATATCTGCTTCAAGATGACCTCCGCACCAGAAACTTTGAAGTCAGATGGATTCTCCTCTACATTAAGAACCTTAACCTTCCCGTCAACCACAAAAGCTGACCATCTACATCAAAAAAGCAGCAGCATCTTAGAATTTTGGAAAACTATAATGGAATACCCACAAACCATTCttggtaaaaaaattaagttaccATTCTTGCCTAGGTTGAATGGTTTTTAGTAACTAATAGAGAAACGATCAATTGTACGTGTATTATTGAAACCCTTGACAGTCGATGGATTCAACTAGATCTAAGCCATTTCCCAGAAGGCAACTAGAGTGTCACCTTCGATCACTATGTCCACTGAATTTCCAACAAGAAGTAAATCATACAAGGGTTATACCTTTGAGAGCGAGGTCCAAGTAAAGCAGCAGAGAGATCTTTCTCTAGTCCCAGGTTCTTGTGGAAGCTTCCGTCAAAGTCCCCATAAAATTCAATCTatcaaatcaaatattaaaataagaaaGTGATGCTACTATAAGGCATATCACTGCAGTTAATTTTTACTGCATCAAAGGAAAAGGTAAACTCAAAGTTATAAATACTGCATAGGAGGTCATTTTGGTTTGGCAAGAGGAATGAAATGTATCAGTGCAGGTGTACTGTTTTGGAATTGCTGCTataatactctctctctctctctatatatatatatatatatatatatttgttgagtCTTTGAAATCATAATGGGTCAGTGGGTCGAGAAACAAGAATATAAAAAGACCAACAGTCATGTGGGGAGTGGGTGGGCATCAAACcaagaccaagaaaaaaaaagtgaaaaaagtcgcaatggagaaagagaaagtgGGTGATGTGGGGAATAAGAAGTGGTTGATATGGGAAAGAAAATCTGGGTAATGTGGGTGACAAGGATGAACCAGTCTGTACCAGCAAAAGCGGAGATAAGGAACTCAACTACATAAATccattcaaaatcaaatttaaggAGGGGGAAGGCAGGgcagaaagaaagataaacataCAGAGATTCAGAACATGTTAAGGTCAATATTTTGAAGACAATGAGATAAGACTCAGGGGTAACTTACAGCATCTTTTGCTTGAAGTTTCTCTGCCCAGGCATTCATGACATATGGATCATTAACAGCAACACAAATGACAGAATCAACCTTTTCAGCCCTAAATTTATCAATGTTATTCTTGTAACTAGGCACATGCTGCTGTGAACAAACTCCTGTGTATGCACCCTGTAATATAGAAAATGCCAATCATATATATTCATCTCACCAAagcatttcattaaaatcaaagGAGAGGTCAATATATTGCAGATATTGATGTGGGGTCATCTCTGTCTTGGacacaacaataacaatagAGTAAATTTCCCTTATTCTTTTCACACAAttccatttcattaaaattccCTGCCTCCCAAGAAGCTCTCACGCTCAAACTCCAAGGAGCAAGTAGTTCATAAAAACTAAACACTCATTCGACCAATGAAGTAACAATTAATTGTTGTTGCAAACAATTGTTGAAACAAAGCGAAGAAAGAACTTCAATCAGTAGAACTGCTTTATCTTTACTGTTGTGTGAAGTTTTAAAGCCTCAATATAATAACATTACTTTGTGATGATTGTGAGAAATAGGTTTTCATCACTTCACCCTTTACAAATAACTTCTGCAATAAATAGCTTCCCGATTAAAGTGATAAAGCATAAACTTTGGTTGGACAAAGTTGCCGAGGTTTAATGTTAAGGCAATAAAATGGTATGAGTATATAAATGAGTCAATTACAAATCATAATTATAATGGCTATTTGAGTTATAGTGACATTAAATCCCACATCAAGAGACTTCATCATTTCTGTCTCATCaaatacaacaacaataacaaccaatcCTTAATCCCAAATATTTGCACTATGTTGAGCTTCAACTTTCAGAATAAAATCAAGTACTCATGAAATCAAACACGccaatccaaaaaaagaaacaaagaaagtcAACCAACACTTGTGCATCCTTTGCTTATATAAGAATCCTTTGTGATGTTCCCCATCACTTGGGTTCATTGATTTTTCAAagcaaaattattaaaaattgaataatacccaattgaacaaaTGTACAAACAAAGTTAAAGAAGTAACTTACAGGGAGCCCAAAGATGACAACTCTTTTGTCCTGAAataccatataaaaaaaaaaaagagagggagtTAATTGCACTTATCCATAACATCACTTACACTATCTATcctaaactataaaatttagaGTGAACATTAACCTTGAAAATGTCTTTGAGAGGTGTAGTGGAGAACTTGGAGGAAACACCTTCATCCCAGCTGCGAGCTTTTTGGAGAGAAACATTGTGTGCGGTTGCGACTATGTCAGTGCCTGCTTCAACCTTAGTCGCGAAGTACCTCAGTGACACTCCTCCGATTCGGATGccggaggaggaggaggagaagctCGTTCGCTTCAGAATTGTGGAGGCCATTGAATTTGGAAGTGAATGACTCGGTGTTGACTCAATAAAACTCGGCTTGCTTCACTCGGTCGATATTCGGTTtagattttttgtgaaaattaataATGTTTCATGTTTGTTcactttgttgttttttttattgggcttAAAATAGTGAGGTTATGCACTACTGCTGGGCTTTTTAGTAAGGCTCGAAAATGGCTCAATCTTAAAAGATTCTAATAATCAAACTTGTGATTTGCATTGgtcttttgcatttttttaggACCAGACTAGTATGTTCGGTCTGTTAGAACCCTGGACCAAACCTGACTGGACAGGCCTCCGGTCCCAATCAGACCTGGTCAGAATATAAGTATGTAATCTGTATCAATATTTGAAAGTATGAACTTTTAGCAGATTCTTCAAACTAATACTcttaagccttttttttttttttttaatttttaattttttataccaACTGAAAAACATTTATATAACTAAAGGAGCAATACAAAGTTAAGCCTTACAGGGCTAGTGCACATTACAAAACGGCCAGGACAGTTAGCAGCTATAGAGAGAGGCTGTTTTAAAAACATTTGTCATGACTAGTCTAGGAACAAGAAGGACAAATATACATAAACTTTGCTGCTTTAACTGACAAAGGTCTGATAGGAGAGCTTGATCTTGCCATGAGGGTTTGCTGGAAAAATTGCAGATCTGCACTAGCTTCTTGTGATTGCTAAGAATCAGGATTCTACCAAGTCCTAGGTCTTTAGATTTGAAAATTGCTTCCACCATAGCTTCCTGGGTTGCCATGTAGATGGACTGCCTACCACTATTAGCTGCACCTCTGAAGATAGTAACCCCATCCATAGTGGTAGCTTCAAAAGCATAGCCATATCTCCTAGTTTCTACTATTTTTGCTAGCTGCCACTTTGATAAGAAGCTGCCAGTTCTGGTGAGGGATTCTTTGCATGGTTTGCTTTGCACTTGGTCTGTTTTCCTGCATTTGGTGATGGTTGAAAGCTTTCTGATACCTGCAAATAAGAGATTGGGAGATTAAAATAACATCAATAGGATTAGGAATCAGTCCATGATGCAGAACCATATTTCTATGGTTCCAAATTGACCAAAGAGTGGTGAAGATGGTTTGCAAGTAGATCATTTTGTTCTGCTCCAAGTCTTTACTTGAAATAATGCATTGACTAAGCCACTGTTCAGCAGAGGTATACTCCAGTTCAGAAGCTCTCAAACCAAGATTCGAGCCATGCCAAATGGCTCAAATTCAAAAAGAGGTGTACAGCAGATTCTTCCATTTCGTCACACATTAAACATCTTCCTGCTACTTGGATACCTCTCTTCCTCAAATTATCAAAAGTAGGCAAGAAATTATGCAGAAATTTCCATATAAACATAAGAACTTTCAAAGGTAATTTCACTTTCCagaaaaaattccaaacaaatGGGGCTAGGATTGAAGCATTCTGTGATGAAGGGTTAGACATGTTCTGAGCTTGGTGAATTAAGTTATAAGCCTGATTAACTTTGTAATCTCCAGATGAAGAGTGCTTCCAGATCAGCTTGTCATTGCTGCCCTGAGTTTTAGGTAAAGGAATCTGAAGTATCTCCTTAGCAATTGGTGGTTGATAGATTTTTCTAACTAGGTCACATTTCCATGACTTAGTTTGACTATCAACTAGGTCAGCCACTGTGCCATTATTGAGTCTGTGCTCCCTAAGGACTTGGTTGGAGCACTGAAACCAATCTGGATGGGAAAGTGGTATCTGAAATCCATTTCCAATCAGCCAATGGCCTTGATGAAGGGGAGAGTATTGATTTTCTGTGATTTTTTCCATATCCAAGAATGATGAGGTTTGGGATGGTATTCTCTTAATGAGCTTGTAGGGAAGTACTTTGTTTTGAAAGTCCTAGCCAGAAGGGAATTGGGGTTGTTTTGGACTCTCCAATATTGTTTTGCTATCATTGCTTGGTTAAAAAGACTAGAGTTTTTGAAACCAAGACCACCCAACCTCTTAGGATTGCAGACATTTCCCCAATTCACCAAGTGTAGTTTCCTATTACCAAGATCATGCCCCACCAAAAGGATCTAACAATGGCATCCAATTTATTGCACACAGTTTCAGGGACTTTGAGAAGCAGGAAAAGGTATAAGGGGCATAGATTGTAGGACTGATGAGATTAAAGTTGCTCTAccagcttggaacaagagtttgGCCTTCCACCCTTTAAGTTTAGATTGGACTCTTATCAACTATATCCTGAAAATATCACACTCTCCTACCTCTAAGTTTAAAATTAATGGCCAAATACTTACTAGGATGCTGGACAAGATTGATATTTTCAAGtattattcagccaaaaaaaaaaaaaaagaagctatttCCAAGTATGAATTTTATTAGCTGATTCTTAACTAGGCTTCCTTTTTtgtgttctaaatttttttttttttgggcgcaaatacttcaaaataaaaatattcacattagttcgtgtataataaaaaaaaaggtgtaaaatttacatagttTACCTAAAAATAACCCACATCAATCCatgtataattgtgtaaatttacaaatttgct contains:
- the LOC115993653 gene encoding peroxiredoxin-2F, mitochondrial, producing the protein MASTILKRTSFSSSSSGIRIGGVSLRYFATKVEAGTDIVATAHNVSLQKARSWDEGVSSKFSTTPLKDIFKDKRVVIFGLPGAYTGVCSQQHVPSYKNNIDKFRAEKVDSVICVAVNDPYVMNAWAEKLQAKDAIEFYGDFDGSFHKNLGLEKDLSAALLGPRSQRWSAFVVDGKVKVLNVEENPSDFKVSGAEVILKQI